Proteins found in one Paenibacillus sp. FSL R10-2782 genomic segment:
- a CDS encoding efflux RND transporter permease subunit, giving the protein MIKYIVKKQKITLIFFGMCILLGIYNFASLPKQEMPDVVPMGASVTTVYPGASPERIEQTITKILEQKIKEVQGVKTISSTSSKGQSSISIEALNEADPTKVWADLRTKVQDAQSELPDDAMQPIINDSMAGSFIGSYAITSDKVENLYALNELMNTWKDQLKTVSGISKVNIQGIPEQEVRISLNTQKMQQYDISWEQVLQAIKNENDRVPTGSLDFNQRTYQLTVDASTDPNVLNNVQISSNEEGFPIALKDIGTASLVFKKTESYTYVNTKPAISISLSGDTGTDVPTVSKAATAKINELASSLPKDVHFELLFAQNDRVSEIFGNLSKEMMIAIASVIVICTLGLNLLTSAFVALAIPVSIAIGFIVLPMTGTTLNQISVIGLIIVLGILVDDAVVVNDNIERRRSEFGEDATEAAIKGTKEVSLSIITATLATVAAFAPLLFLPGNMGDFIKPIPTVISLTMLASMIMSLTIIPIFRQWYDKRSKGKERSKPTKPPGLLGNQIQSLSNAYAKNWMPRILRRPLFTALIGLMIGTAAYGLLAIVPIQLFPESDQPDATINVTMPEGTSLQATNQVITEIENWVKKQPETEHLAATAGGGAPQMYSDIVAGSGSVGAVHGQLAVVGKEGVFDIKKTVDSWTSTLQAKYPAALISIRVPQLGIPVGSAVSVRIKGEDLGKLQIMTAKIKEIVAGTPGAVDVTDNMGMQSYNLNFQVNQQALDKYQVNYSNLTRTLLLMGDGVKVTDFDTGKELLDINMYMNKPNHDPEVLFQQLSVTNAGGEQVPLSQLATMKPDFSIQQIHRYDLERTVTISANANGRTATELTQDIRSKLTSTHFDSGYTWEMDGETSTQSDLFKDLGKLAVIVVFLILLLITMQFYSVSTPLIIMTTVYLAAAGGVLGSFITGMPIGFMSIMGIISLAGIVVRNGIVLIEFIEDARREGAELTEAILMACSARFRPIFLTSLTAIVGMIPIATMGEILFKPLAATIIFGLIFSTILTLFVVPTLYMVVAQLKLKRKQKKEMETNNDST; this is encoded by the coding sequence ATGATTAAATATATCGTTAAAAAACAGAAAATCACACTTATTTTCTTTGGCATGTGCATTTTGCTAGGAATTTACAACTTTGCATCGTTACCTAAACAGGAGATGCCTGATGTTGTTCCTATGGGAGCCAGTGTCACAACCGTGTATCCGGGGGCCTCGCCTGAAAGAATCGAGCAAACCATTACGAAGATTTTGGAACAGAAAATTAAAGAAGTGCAAGGTGTCAAAACAATTTCTTCCACTTCGTCAAAAGGCCAATCCAGTATAAGCATAGAAGCTTTGAATGAGGCCGATCCGACAAAAGTATGGGCTGATCTTCGTACAAAAGTACAGGATGCACAGTCTGAGCTTCCGGACGATGCGATGCAGCCCATTATTAATGATAGCATGGCAGGCTCCTTCATCGGATCATACGCAATCACTTCTGATAAAGTTGAAAATTTGTATGCGTTAAATGAGTTGATGAACACCTGGAAAGATCAATTAAAAACGGTTTCAGGTATTTCAAAAGTTAATATTCAAGGAATTCCAGAACAAGAAGTACGGATAAGCCTAAACACTCAAAAAATGCAGCAATATGACATCTCCTGGGAACAGGTCCTTCAAGCCATTAAAAATGAAAACGATAGAGTGCCTACAGGAAGTCTGGATTTCAATCAGCGTACCTATCAGTTGACGGTAGATGCTTCAACTGATCCGAATGTTTTAAATAACGTTCAGATTTCAAGCAACGAAGAAGGGTTTCCTATAGCCTTGAAGGATATAGGTACGGCCTCACTTGTTTTTAAAAAAACGGAGAGTTATACGTATGTGAATACCAAGCCTGCTATTTCAATCAGTTTGAGTGGAGATACAGGCACAGACGTACCAACGGTATCCAAAGCGGCGACAGCCAAAATCAACGAACTTGCGAGTAGCTTGCCAAAGGATGTACATTTTGAACTGCTGTTTGCTCAAAATGATCGCGTAAGTGAAATCTTTGGTAATCTGTCCAAAGAAATGATGATTGCTATTGCATCAGTTATTGTCATTTGTACATTAGGATTAAACTTGCTGACCTCTGCATTTGTGGCCTTGGCTATCCCTGTTTCTATTGCCATCGGTTTTATTGTCTTGCCGATGACAGGAACGACGCTGAATCAAATTTCAGTCATCGGATTAATCATCGTACTGGGAATACTGGTTGATGATGCCGTTGTGGTAAACGACAACATTGAACGCCGACGCTCTGAATTTGGAGAAGATGCTACGGAGGCGGCAATTAAAGGAACGAAAGAGGTATCCTTATCAATCATTACAGCCACGCTGGCTACAGTTGCAGCATTTGCCCCGCTTTTATTTCTGCCGGGCAATATGGGAGACTTTATTAAACCGATCCCTACCGTTATTTCGTTAACGATGCTGGCTTCCATGATTATGTCGCTTACGATCATTCCTATTTTCCGTCAATGGTACGATAAACGAAGTAAGGGCAAAGAACGTAGCAAACCGACCAAGCCTCCGGGGCTCCTCGGCAACCAAATTCAGTCCCTCTCTAATGCATACGCTAAAAACTGGATGCCAAGAATACTGCGTCGACCACTTTTCACTGCGCTTATTGGTCTTATGATTGGTACGGCAGCTTACGGACTGCTTGCTATTGTGCCCATTCAATTATTTCCTGAATCGGACCAACCAGATGCCACAATCAACGTAACGATGCCAGAAGGAACGTCGTTGCAGGCAACCAATCAGGTTATAACTGAGATTGAGAACTGGGTTAAGAAGCAGCCAGAAACAGAACATCTGGCAGCAACGGCAGGTGGTGGAGCACCTCAAATGTACAGTGACATAGTAGCCGGTAGTGGCTCCGTGGGCGCGGTGCACGGCCAACTTGCTGTTGTTGGAAAAGAGGGAGTCTTTGATATCAAAAAAACAGTGGACAGCTGGACAAGTACACTGCAAGCCAAATATCCAGCAGCATTAATAAGTATACGTGTTCCTCAATTAGGTATCCCAGTCGGCAGCGCAGTGTCTGTCCGTATTAAAGGAGAAGACCTTGGTAAGCTGCAAATCATGACAGCTAAAATAAAAGAAATCGTTGCGGGAACTCCCGGGGCTGTAGATGTGACCGATAACATGGGGATGCAAAGCTATAATTTGAATTTTCAAGTCAACCAGCAGGCCTTGGATAAATATCAGGTCAACTATTCCAACTTAACCCGCACTTTGTTGCTAATGGGTGACGGAGTAAAGGTCACGGATTTTGATACGGGTAAGGAACTGCTTGATATCAATATGTACATGAATAAACCTAACCATGATCCTGAGGTGTTATTCCAACAGCTGAGTGTCACTAATGCGGGAGGAGAGCAGGTCCCGTTATCCCAGTTAGCCACGATGAAACCGGATTTTTCCATTCAGCAAATTCACCGCTATGATTTGGAACGGACGGTAACGATCTCAGCCAATGCAAATGGGCGTACGGCTACGGAGCTCACCCAGGATATCCGCAGCAAGCTTACAAGTACACATTTCGATTCGGGGTACACTTGGGAAATGGATGGGGAAACATCTACGCAGTCCGATTTGTTTAAGGATTTGGGCAAATTAGCCGTTATCGTTGTTTTTCTCATTCTGCTCTTGATCACCATGCAGTTTTACTCGGTTTCCACACCGCTCATTATTATGACGACTGTTTACCTGGCAGCAGCAGGAGGAGTGCTTGGAAGCTTTATTACAGGTATGCCAATCGGCTTTATGAGTATCATGGGTATCATTTCCCTTGCCGGTATCGTCGTGCGTAATGGTATTGTATTGATCGAGTTTATTGAAGACGCGCGGCGTGAAGGCGCCGAATTAACAGAAGCCATCTTAATGGCATGCTCTGCCCGTTTTCGTCCGATCTTTCTCACCTCGCTAACTGCGATCGTTGGTATGATACCGATTGCTACGATGGGAGAAATTCTATTCAAGCCATTGGCAGCGACTATTATATTCGGACTGATTTTTTCAACTATTTTAACGTTGTTTGTAGTTCCGACTCTTTATATGGTCGTAGCTCAACTGAAGCTGAAACGGAAGCAGAAGAAAGAAATGGAGACAAATAACGATAGCACATAA
- a CDS encoding Asp23/Gls24 family envelope stress response protein yields MTENELHGHIQISDDVLSQITGLAALKIPGISAIYGGISKEAIKRPNRKNFKKGISVTVSPDGTIIDLRVVVDYGCFIHEVARELQKNVMEDITNMTGLSSIVVNVKVEGVARIQNP; encoded by the coding sequence ATGACTGAAAACGAGCTGCACGGCCACATTCAAATATCAGATGATGTTCTATCCCAAATTACTGGTTTGGCGGCATTGAAAATTCCCGGAATATCAGCAATCTACGGAGGGATTTCAAAAGAAGCAATCAAACGTCCGAATAGAAAAAATTTTAAAAAAGGAATTTCAGTGACAGTAAGCCCGGATGGAACGATTATTGATCTCAGAGTAGTCGTCGATTACGGATGCTTCATTCATGAGGTGGCCCGAGAGTTACAGAAAAATGTCATGGAGGATATAACTAATATGACAGGATTATCCTCGATCGTGGTGAACGTCAAGGTGGAGGGAGTTGCTCGCATACAGAATCCCTGA
- a CDS encoding alpha-galactosidase: MNIHVDETLGLFHLQSKDCSYIIQLVEGYPAHVYWGARLHHDTSLASVLELRERCSFSPNPVPSNRTISLDTLPQEYPQYGTSDFRQPAYQAALAEGTRITELKYCGYRIAPGKPKLEGLPAVYTESDDEAATLFLMLEDKYSGLKTTLLYTVFANHSAIARSTLFDNKGSAVMNIEQAMSASVDFADSNYQALYLSGAWVRERHIQRRDLGPGAIRLESRRGSSSHQMNPFLALLRPDATEDRGDVYGFSLVYSSNFVAQAEVEQFNQTRVSIGINPFDFSWRLEPGQSFQTPEAVLVFSEEGLGGMSRTYHRLYRTRLSRGAYRDKERPILVNNWEATYFNFDADKIEAIAKEAGPLGIELFVLDDGWFGKRDNDDNSLGDWFENSRKLPGGLADLAKRVNEQGLQFGLWVEPEMVSPDSELYRKHPDWCLHAEGRRRTEGRSQLVLDLSRKEVCDYLYDTLSSVFSIAPITYVKWDMNRNMTEIASATASSERQKETAHRYMLGLYDLLERLTSRFPDILFESCSGGGGRFDPGMLYYMPQTWTSDDTDAVERLAIQYGTSIVYPASTMGAHVSSVPNHQVGRMTSLAMRGDVAMSGNFGYELDLTAFTKKEKELAAKQIAQYKEIRSLVQQGNMYRLLSPFEGRGDTAWMFVSEDQSEAFVAYFRVLAEPNGPILRLTLKGLDPEKKYKIEAGAAGNAADHTGNTLAEDGGSPFHEAFGGEIFGGDRLMKIGLVVSDLSGDFVSSTFRLKAIPCG, translated from the coding sequence ATGAACATTCATGTAGACGAGACGCTTGGTTTGTTTCACCTGCAGTCCAAGGATTGCAGTTATATTATCCAGCTTGTAGAAGGATATCCCGCACATGTCTATTGGGGAGCTCGACTTCATCATGACACTAGTCTAGCAAGTGTACTGGAACTCAGGGAGCGCTGCTCCTTCTCTCCCAATCCTGTTCCTTCCAATCGCACGATTTCCCTGGACACGCTTCCCCAGGAATATCCTCAGTATGGAACAAGCGACTTTCGTCAGCCCGCTTATCAGGCTGCACTTGCGGAAGGAACTCGCATTACGGAGCTAAAATATTGTGGCTACCGCATTGCCCCAGGTAAACCAAAGCTTGAGGGACTTCCTGCCGTCTATACCGAATCGGATGATGAAGCGGCAACTCTCTTTCTGATGCTTGAGGACAAATACTCGGGTCTTAAAACTACACTGCTTTATACTGTATTTGCGAATCACAGTGCTATTGCCAGGTCTACCCTTTTTGACAATAAGGGAAGCGCTGTCATGAATATTGAGCAAGCAATGAGTGCCTCTGTCGATTTCGCCGATTCCAACTACCAGGCTCTCTACCTGTCCGGAGCGTGGGTGCGCGAAAGACATATCCAGCGCCGCGACCTAGGACCCGGGGCCATTCGGTTGGAAAGCCGTCGGGGCTCCAGCAGTCATCAGATGAATCCCTTTCTGGCACTGCTTCGTCCGGATGCAACTGAAGATCGCGGAGATGTGTACGGCTTTAGTCTGGTCTACAGCAGCAACTTCGTCGCACAGGCAGAAGTAGAGCAGTTCAACCAGACCCGTGTAAGTATCGGAATCAATCCCTTTGACTTCTCCTGGCGACTTGAGCCGGGTCAGTCATTCCAGACCCCCGAAGCCGTCCTGGTCTTTTCCGAAGAAGGTCTTGGAGGCATGTCGCGCACTTATCATCGTCTCTACCGCACTCGACTGTCCAGGGGGGCTTATCGTGACAAAGAGCGCCCTATTCTCGTAAACAATTGGGAAGCTACCTATTTCAACTTCGACGCCGATAAAATCGAAGCAATTGCTAAGGAAGCGGGCCCCCTCGGTATTGAGCTCTTTGTTCTGGATGATGGTTGGTTTGGCAAACGAGACAACGATGATAATTCGCTTGGAGACTGGTTTGAAAACAGCCGCAAGCTGCCTGGAGGTCTTGCCGACCTAGCCAAAAGGGTTAATGAACAAGGATTACAATTTGGCTTGTGGGTAGAGCCGGAAATGGTATCTCCTGATAGTGAATTGTACCGCAAGCATCCCGACTGGTGCCTGCATGCTGAGGGTCGGCGGCGGACGGAAGGTCGATCCCAGTTAGTGCTCGATCTCTCCCGCAAGGAAGTATGCGATTATTTATACGATACGCTTAGCTCCGTTTTTTCGATCGCTCCGATTACTTATGTCAAGTGGGACATGAATCGTAATATGACGGAGATTGCTTCGGCTACAGCTTCTAGCGAACGTCAAAAGGAAACCGCACACCGTTATATGCTTGGACTTTACGACCTGCTGGAACGTCTGACCTCCCGGTTCCCGGACATCTTGTTCGAAAGCTGTTCTGGAGGAGGCGGACGTTTCGATCCCGGAATGCTCTACTATATGCCGCAAACATGGACCAGTGATGATACCGATGCGGTTGAAAGATTGGCTATCCAGTACGGAACAAGCATCGTGTATCCAGCCAGCACCATGGGAGCACACGTATCGAGCGTACCGAACCACCAGGTGGGACGAATGACCTCTCTCGCCATGCGTGGTGACGTGGCAATGAGTGGAAACTTTGGCTACGAGCTTGACCTTACTGCATTTACAAAGAAAGAAAAAGAGCTCGCTGCCAAACAAATCGCCCAGTATAAGGAAATTCGCTCCCTTGTACAGCAGGGGAATATGTATCGGCTGCTTAGCCCGTTTGAAGGCCGAGGCGATACGGCTTGGATGTTCGTTAGCGAGGACCAGTCGGAAGCGTTTGTTGCTTATTTCCGCGTACTGGCTGAGCCCAATGGTCCAATCCTGCGATTAACTTTAAAAGGACTTGACCCAGAGAAAAAGTATAAGATCGAAGCCGGCGCAGCAGGCAATGCTGCAGACCATACAGGTAATACCTTGGCGGAAGACGGCGGTTCCCCCTTCCACGAAGCGTTCGGCGGCGAAATCTTTGGAGGTGATCGCTTAATGAAAATAGGGCTTGTTGTCTCGGATCTGTCAGGAGATTTTGTCAGCTCTACCTTCCGCCTTAAGGCTATCCCCTGCGGATAA
- a CDS encoding substrate-binding domain-containing protein — MATIKDIAREAGVSAATVSRVLNNDLSLSVSPDTKNRIFSIAEQLGYKPSRLRQLKRNTERAGKTVSLLLWCSIEEERDDPYYASIRRGIELRCEELGLTLGQTLRGRSSISTLQKTDGLIVVGGVDPEEMIKLHPDKNSIVLVDQYHEQLEYDSVRLHFRQAVDQALGHLIELGHRQIGFIGGKSDGERRVHYFERFMREHGLYNPQFVRIGAWSTADGYRMMNELLVEQERPTACFAASDPLAIGALRALHGHGVNVPEDMAIVGFDDIEMAAFVHPPLTTVRAYPEEMGKAAVQLLSERFEGREPPAHSVIGTKLVIRESSCRNIRENKLI; from the coding sequence TTGGCAACCATTAAAGACATTGCCCGCGAAGCGGGTGTGTCTGCCGCAACAGTTTCAAGGGTTTTAAATAACGATCTGTCTCTGTCCGTGAGCCCAGACACCAAAAACAGAATTTTTTCGATTGCCGAACAGCTTGGGTATAAGCCTTCCCGGCTGAGACAATTAAAGCGGAACACGGAACGTGCTGGAAAGACGGTCTCCCTCCTGTTGTGGTGTTCCATTGAAGAGGAACGGGACGATCCGTATTACGCCTCGATCCGTCGTGGAATCGAGCTGCGCTGTGAAGAGCTTGGCCTGACGTTGGGACAGACCCTGCGGGGCCGCTCTTCCATCTCCACCTTGCAGAAGACAGACGGTCTGATTGTTGTGGGCGGCGTTGATCCTGAAGAGATGATCAAACTGCATCCCGACAAGAACTCCATTGTCCTTGTGGACCAGTACCATGAACAACTGGAGTACGATTCTGTACGCCTCCACTTCCGTCAAGCTGTTGATCAGGCACTCGGACATCTAATTGAGCTGGGCCACCGACAAATCGGGTTTATCGGCGGCAAGAGCGACGGAGAGCGACGGGTGCATTATTTTGAACGGTTCATGCGGGAACATGGGTTGTACAATCCTCAATTCGTTCGTATAGGCGCCTGGAGTACCGCGGATGGCTATCGGATGATGAACGAGCTCCTTGTCGAACAGGAACGACCGACGGCCTGCTTCGCTGCAAGCGACCCGCTCGCCATCGGTGCCCTCCGTGCCCTGCATGGGCATGGAGTCAATGTACCAGAGGATATGGCTATCGTCGGCTTTGACGACATTGAGATGGCGGCCTTCGTACATCCTCCGCTAACCACTGTGCGCGCCTACCCCGAAGAGATGGGAAAGGCTGCCGTTCAACTGCTCTCTGAACGGTTCGAGGGACGTGAACCACCTGCGCACAGCGTGATCGGGACTAAGCTTGTCATACGGGAGAGCTCGTGCAGAAACATACGTGAAAACAAATTGATATGA